A window of the Cicer arietinum cultivar CDC Frontier isolate Library 1 chromosome 6, Cicar.CDCFrontier_v2.0, whole genome shotgun sequence genome harbors these coding sequences:
- the LOC101501529 gene encoding protein NRT1/ PTR FAMILY 5.7-like, translating to MIPIWVFTLPFGYLLYHFEMNPSKGSLSMSVFWLAPQYLIIGFGEGFTLVGLQEYFYDQVPDSMRSLGIGLYLSVIGASNFLSSLLITIVDHVTSKSGKSWFGKDLNSSSLDRFSLLLAAISTLNMFMFVYFAHRYSYKNVQKIIVVDPYDGKSDDGGVLRMV from the coding sequence CATTTTGAGATGAATCCTTCAAAAGGGTCACTTTCAATGAGTGTTTTTTGGTTGGCTCCACAATATCTAATTATTGGTTTTGGTGAAGGATTTACTCTTGTTGGTTTGCAAGAATATTTCTATGATCAAGTTCCTGATTCAATGAGAAGCTTGGGAATAGGACTTTACCTTAGTGTGATTGGAGCTTCAAATTTTCTAAGTAGTTTGTTGATAACAATTGTTGATCACGTGACAAGTAAAAGTGGAAAAAGTTGGTTTGGTAAGGATTTGAATAGTAGTAGTTTGGATAGATTCTCTTTGTTGTTGGCAGCTATATCCACATTGAACATGTTCATGTTTGTGTACTTTGCTCATAGATATTCTTATAAAAATGTGCAAAAGATTATAGTGGTTGATCCATATGATGGAAAAAGTGATGATGGTGGAGTATTGAGAATGGTTTGA